CGCAAACCGGAATTCGTAGGCCTCTTCCCGGATTTTGCGCCGAAACTTTTGCTTGATGAGCAGCTCCAAGTCGGGCTCGTCGTCTATCACCAGAATCTTGGTCGTCATACAGTTAGGCGGCTTGCAGCGGGGCGAGTTTTTGCCGCAGGTCGGCAAAGTTGAGCGGCTTGGTGAGGAAATCCTGGGCCCCCAGCTGCATGGCCTGGCGGTAGCTGTCGGCGTCGCCGTAGGCCGTGACCATCATCACGGCGGGCGGGGGCACGGCGTGGGCCAGCTTGATGCGCCGCAGCAGCTCCAGCCCGCTCATGCCGGGCATGTTGATGTCGGACAGAATCAGTACCACCTCCGAGTAGTGGTGGGCCTGCTGCAAATATTCCAGCGCCTCCGCGCCCGAGTGGGCAAAGGCAAACGCTAGGGCCCCGCTGCTGATTTCGTGACGGAAGCGCTGCTCAAACAGCAGCGGCACGTCGGGCTCGTCGTCAACTACCAGGATTTTCATCACACAATGGAAAAAAGATGACCAGCGCCCCGGCCCCGGCTGTGCCCCGCCGCACCCGGGCAGGATGCGAAAGAGGCGATGAGATATGGAATGTAGTACATAATGAATATAATTATCTGAATGTTCACCCGGCAAGGGCGGCCGTTGGCTCAGCCGCCCCCGCCGTAGATGTGTAAAGTCAACCCTAGCCTGGGGTTTTCGCTTACATTTGAAGCACTTAACTCAGCTGGGCCGTGCTCACCAATATTCAACGCTACTTCCGCTATTACCTGGCCCTGGCGCTAGCCGCGCTGCTGGCCCTGGGCACGCGCCTGGCCCCGGCCGCCGCGCTGCCCGGGGCCCCCGCCGCCGGTGGGGCCCCGGAAAACTTTAACGTAGCCGGTAAGTAACTAATGATTAGAGCGTAGCGCGGTAAATTTTGCCGTTGGCGCCGGTGGCCGGGGCAACTATGGGGCCCCAAACGGGGTACACGGGGGCCCCGGGCCGCCCCGGCCCGGCCCACCAACCGACGGATTTTGATGAGCAAACACACCTATGACATGGGCCTGATCGGCAATTGCGCCTTTCTGGGCCTGATTGGGACCGACACCGCCGTGCGCTGGCTCTGCTGGCCGCGCT
This genomic stretch from Hymenobacter sp. PAMC 26628 harbors:
- a CDS encoding response regulator — protein: MKILVVDDEPDVPLLFEQRFRHEISSGALAFAFAHSGAEALEYLQQAHHYSEVVLILSDINMPGMSGLELLRRIKLAHAVPPPAVMMVTAYGDADSYRQAMQLGAQDFLTKPLNFADLRQKLAPLQAA